Proteins encoded in a region of the Acidobacteriota bacterium genome:
- the bamA gene encoding outer membrane protein assembly factor BamA gives MKGARALTSAMVWILRVAAGAAILVCLAGILLKTDRAAQLASATLVSGLEAATGRQARVGSCALSLFPPSARIRELVVAGSGGSFDRPLLAARRISASLSMEELLRGKVAVDEVDVDGVELRYEPDSAPRSPGADHGAAGDPIEVRQILVRHGTLVYLGSAAPFSLEAAGIEAAASSAGCGARNCVDGSVRAGSFRAAYGDHVLAGDAVEAIFSLDPSFLNVRRFSVRGAGLRGSGSAGWRHAEGGAARVSTSVAATGAAAESLLGDLPISAGEIDLTATAAVVEGAVQVSGSGTMTDVAYAGLATAPRAEGRFTLEGGALTVDVTARSLTPTIAGPSPASAGALVARITRRPDGASEARVKISPILYRDMLGFVDRRLPVADVTASVEGTVTWRAGEAATLDGSLAVLLEPFAPGLGAGTGGAPGGRPAIALTGSLEAWPGARAVALRGGRFTFPGGAFRFDGEVFRDRRGFDADVSIDRAESGAVLAALRRFPAAADLADDERIAGEVSGRARVAMDDRGVTANGDLAGVALTLRPGAAVLTGVSARTAWRYGRGRLALEGLEIRGADWSASASLKMDSIHAEPLRAADLALKDVPGDPIWAALGLASMSGGTISGGARIDLDAPAPAGTGDAGREISLTARGAAYAGIPLDELSVAAVARGPVIEIRRGIAVSAAGTVQATGDCAPESGEATLRIVSRDLDVERLLAATPGGARGSAGLVSFQGEAVAGRAGATFKGTARGAGLVIFGVPAGEVTADLESGPDGTRASVAAAELGLTGTIGWPPSAEAARLDLVLDGTSLERIRPLLPAGTLSGLAGKVSGRIWGTIPASDPQGADLTARFTALTLDAGGAELGIDGESEATLRDGEVWLGRTRIRGSGTDLTISGVYDVRAGLAGAGNASGRFDAALLRLADPEIEARGTLEIDLHANSEEGRLVYGGRMAADLASLAFPGAPLPLQAFRATATAAPDGSLDIESVAFNFAGGEVAGTGKGQLRGIEVVRSELHLHGSNLQMTPLPDLTILFDASLEIVRSGGEAAMKGRLDVVRAIYNRELELEASPAIGRVRAASGERPLSALPSPALDIDVVAPSDVLVRNNAARLEGSARLHVSGTFAQPEITGRISVLDGGTFRFREVTYRTEGGGIDFDDPDVVDPLLDLTARTQVQAYEITLRVLGRYSKPRFELTSQPQLPTRDVVALLVTGKTYAETYGQETGVALAAEENVGQYLTAPLTGSLSNTVGRVLNLTSVQIEPQFFNGRADPTARVTLTKRVSPKLLFVYSDSLGANQEQIYQFQYDLSRSFQLLGTRNADGTSSGDVRFRHRWGLGARRPKILEAAAGSAAEGAGAEFSRGRAEVSLLDVTGFDGDAEPLKKSLGLRQGRSYTRGDVLEAREMLRAWLTRHSYPLASVRLASRGAEGPGGERTVELTYDVSAGPRVDTEVIGIRRSRAINKVIADALDGTAGRDQLPAAGEAAIRTRLGGDGYATAAVKTSTEVEGDRIRITYDVDRGPKASVRTLAFEGRTAVPEAELRRVMETVENRWNTTGRLRTPALKPDAEAIRSVYLAHGFLDAKVDEPRILMSPDRKRADVTFRIEEGEVWSLHEVTIEGTTTYPASSLREATLLVPGSGIRPSAVDAAVERVRDVLDGNGYNQARVRSRIEGPPAAAKVILEVDEGPRQVLSSISIRGNSRTNESVIAREIPLKPGDPISRNGTLIAQRKLYALGIFRSIDLRIVPEPGGGELARLVVTVAEGDPLLTAVGVGYNTEQSLQEFAQIGHDNLFGTGRSASLFVSHSSLQRRAQVNLTDRRLFGIPFEGLITAFWEKDERPSFEERREGGTIQLKHQPTRRWTLLGRYSVEDVALLNVDPNLDPGTDIGAQDVRLANVAGSLVHDARDDILSPARGSFTTADARLYLAAVGSQQQFSRLFVSWAWFRSISERTVFATSFRMGHEKPIGSTTDIPLADRFFAGGDTTLRGFGIDEAGPLDLATLTPIGGQFSILVNEELRFPILGGLKGVVFYDAGNVFLTPSAIRFTGTAVVRQRSIVAVQDGFRHTLGTGIRFDTPLGPLRIEYGRKLDPKSDMFCLSPGCPPMGSIVRRHESRYELFLSVGQAF, from the coding sequence ATGAAAGGCGCGAGAGCCCTCACCTCGGCGATGGTCTGGATCCTGCGCGTCGCCGCGGGGGCGGCGATCCTCGTCTGCCTCGCGGGGATTCTCCTCAAGACCGATCGCGCCGCGCAGCTCGCGTCGGCGACGCTCGTGTCCGGGCTCGAGGCGGCGACGGGCCGGCAGGCCCGCGTCGGATCCTGCGCGCTGTCGCTCTTCCCGCCGTCGGCCCGGATCCGCGAGCTGGTCGTGGCGGGCTCCGGCGGCTCCTTCGATCGTCCCCTTCTCGCGGCGCGGCGGATCTCGGCGTCCCTTTCGATGGAGGAGCTCCTCCGGGGGAAGGTCGCCGTCGACGAAGTCGACGTGGACGGCGTCGAGCTGAGGTACGAGCCGGATTCCGCGCCTCGATCGCCCGGCGCCGACCACGGGGCGGCGGGCGACCCCATCGAGGTGCGCCAGATCCTCGTGCGCCACGGCACGCTCGTCTACCTCGGCTCCGCGGCCCCCTTCTCGCTCGAGGCGGCCGGGATCGAGGCCGCCGCTTCCTCGGCGGGGTGCGGCGCCCGCAACTGCGTCGACGGATCGGTGCGCGCCGGATCGTTTCGCGCCGCGTACGGGGACCACGTCCTCGCCGGCGACGCCGTGGAGGCGATCTTCTCCCTCGATCCGAGCTTCCTCAACGTCCGTCGGTTCAGCGTCCGGGGAGCCGGACTGCGGGGCTCGGGGAGCGCCGGCTGGCGCCACGCCGAAGGGGGTGCGGCCAGGGTCAGCACGAGCGTCGCCGCGACGGGGGCGGCCGCGGAGTCCCTCCTGGGAGATCTCCCGATCAGCGCCGGGGAGATCGATCTCACCGCGACCGCGGCCGTCGTGGAGGGGGCGGTGCAGGTGAGCGGGAGCGGGACGATGACGGACGTCGCCTACGCCGGCCTCGCAACGGCGCCGCGCGCGGAGGGGAGATTCACCCTCGAGGGGGGCGCCCTCACCGTCGACGTCACGGCCCGAAGCCTCACCCCGACGATCGCAGGCCCGAGCCCCGCGAGCGCCGGCGCCCTCGTCGCCCGCATCACGCGCCGTCCCGACGGGGCGAGCGAGGCGCGCGTGAAGATCTCTCCCATCCTCTATCGCGACATGCTCGGCTTCGTCGATCGCCGCCTGCCCGTCGCCGACGTGACCGCGAGCGTCGAAGGCACCGTGACGTGGCGGGCCGGCGAGGCCGCCACGCTCGACGGGTCCCTCGCCGTCCTCCTCGAGCCGTTCGCGCCGGGCCTCGGGGCCGGGACGGGCGGCGCTCCGGGGGGCCGGCCCGCGATCGCGCTGACCGGCTCGCTCGAGGCCTGGCCGGGAGCCCGCGCCGTCGCGCTGCGGGGGGGACGCTTCACGTTTCCGGGAGGGGCGTTCCGCTTCGACGGGGAGGTCTTCCGGGATCGCCGCGGGTTCGACGCCGACGTCTCGATCGATCGCGCGGAGTCCGGGGCGGTCCTCGCCGCCCTGCGCCGATTCCCGGCGGCGGCCGATCTCGCCGACGACGAGCGCATCGCGGGGGAGGTTTCGGGGCGCGCCCGCGTCGCGATGGACGACCGGGGCGTGACGGCGAATGGCGACCTGGCAGGCGTTGCCCTCACGCTCCGTCCCGGGGCCGCCGTCCTGACGGGAGTGAGCGCACGGACGGCATGGAGATACGGCCGAGGTCGCCTGGCTCTCGAAGGCCTCGAGATCCGCGGGGCGGACTGGTCGGCGTCGGCCTCGCTGAAGATGGACTCGATCCACGCCGAGCCTCTCCGCGCGGCCGACCTTGCGCTGAAGGATGTCCCGGGCGATCCGATCTGGGCCGCCCTCGGCCTCGCCTCGATGTCGGGGGGGACGATCTCGGGCGGCGCGCGGATCGATCTCGACGCTCCGGCGCCCGCCGGGACGGGCGACGCGGGCCGCGAGATCTCCCTCACCGCCCGCGGCGCGGCGTACGCGGGGATTCCTCTCGACGAGCTGAGCGTCGCGGCCGTGGCGCGCGGGCCGGTGATCGAGATCCGCCGCGGGATCGCGGTCTCCGCCGCCGGAACGGTCCAGGCGACCGGCGACTGCGCTCCCGAATCGGGCGAGGCGACCCTTCGAATCGTCTCGAGGGATCTCGACGTGGAGCGGCTCCTCGCGGCGACGCCCGGCGGGGCCCGGGGGTCCGCAGGCCTCGTCTCGTTTCAAGGCGAAGCCGTCGCGGGCCGGGCCGGCGCGACGTTCAAGGGAACGGCGCGCGGCGCGGGCCTTGTGATTTTCGGGGTTCCCGCCGGCGAGGTGACCGCCGATCTCGAGTCGGGGCCCGACGGGACGCGGGCGAGCGTCGCCGCCGCGGAGCTCGGTCTGACCGGAACCATCGGGTGGCCCCCGTCGGCCGAGGCGGCCCGGCTGGATCTCGTCCTCGACGGGACGTCGCTCGAGCGGATCCGCCCTCTCCTTCCGGCCGGGACGCTCTCCGGGCTGGCGGGGAAGGTGTCGGGACGCATTTGGGGGACGATCCCGGCGAGCGACCCGCAGGGCGCGGATCTGACCGCGCGATTCACGGCGCTCACTCTCGACGCGGGCGGGGCCGAGCTGGGAATCGACGGCGAGAGCGAGGCGACGCTTCGCGACGGGGAGGTGTGGCTCGGCCGCACGCGCATCCGCGGCAGCGGAACGGACCTCACGATCTCCGGCGTGTACGACGTGCGCGCCGGTCTCGCCGGAGCGGGGAACGCGTCGGGGCGCTTCGACGCGGCGCTCCTCAGGCTCGCCGACCCCGAGATCGAGGCGCGCGGAACGCTCGAGATCGACCTGCACGCCAACTCCGAGGAGGGGCGGCTGGTCTACGGCGGCCGGATGGCGGCAGATCTCGCGTCGCTCGCCTTTCCCGGGGCGCCTCTCCCGCTCCAGGCTTTTCGCGCGACGGCCACCGCCGCCCCCGACGGATCGCTCGACATCGAGTCGGTCGCCTTCAACTTCGCCGGGGGAGAGGTCGCCGGGACCGGGAAGGGGCAGCTCCGCGGGATCGAGGTCGTCCGCTCCGAGCTCCACCTCCACGGATCGAACCTCCAGATGACCCCGCTCCCCGACCTGACGATCCTCTTCGACGCCTCGCTCGAGATCGTGCGGAGCGGCGGCGAGGCCGCGATGAAGGGGCGCCTCGACGTCGTCCGCGCGATCTACAACCGCGAGCTCGAGCTCGAGGCGAGCCCCGCCATCGGCCGCGTCCGCGCCGCATCCGGCGAGCGGCCCCTCAGCGCCCTCCCCTCCCCCGCGCTCGACATCGACGTCGTCGCGCCGTCGGACGTTCTCGTCCGCAACAACGCCGCCCGCCTCGAAGGCTCCGCGCGGCTCCACGTCTCGGGGACGTTCGCCCAGCCCGAGATCACCGGCCGGATCTCCGTCCTCGACGGCGGGACGTTCCGCTTCCGCGAGGTCACGTACCGGACGGAGGGGGGCGGGATCGACTTCGACGACCCCGACGTCGTCGACCCGCTCCTCGATCTGACGGCCCGGACGCAGGTCCAGGCGTACGAGATCACGCTCCGCGTCCTGGGACGCTACTCGAAGCCCCGGTTCGAGCTGACGTCTCAGCCGCAGCTTCCGACGCGCGACGTCGTGGCTCTCCTCGTGACCGGCAAGACGTATGCGGAGACGTACGGCCAGGAGACCGGCGTCGCCCTCGCGGCGGAGGAGAACGTGGGGCAGTACCTGACCGCACCGCTGACCGGCTCTCTCAGCAACACGGTCGGGCGCGTCCTCAACCTGACGAGCGTGCAGATCGAGCCCCAGTTCTTCAACGGCCGCGCGGACCCGACCGCCCGCGTCACGCTGACGAAGCGCGTCTCGCCGAAGCTTCTCTTCGTGTACTCCGACAGCCTCGGCGCCAACCAGGAGCAGATCTACCAGTTCCAGTACGACCTGAGCCGCTCCTTCCAGCTCCTCGGGACGCGCAACGCCGACGGCACGAGCTCGGGTGACGTGAGGTTCCGTCACCGGTGGGGTCTTGGAGCGCGCCGCCCGAAGATCCTCGAGGCGGCGGCCGGCTCCGCGGCGGAAGGAGCCGGCGCCGAGTTCTCCCGCGGGCGGGCCGAAGTCTCCCTTCTCGACGTCACCGGGTTCGACGGCGACGCCGAGCCGTTGAAAAAGAGCCTCGGCCTCAGGCAGGGGCGGTCCTACACGCGCGGGGACGTGCTCGAGGCGCGCGAAATGCTGCGCGCGTGGCTCACGCGCCACTCGTATCCGCTCGCCTCGGTGCGCCTGGCCTCGCGCGGCGCGGAGGGGCCCGGGGGGGAGCGCACCGTCGAGCTGACGTACGACGTGAGCGCCGGCCCGAGGGTGGACACGGAGGTGATCGGGATCCGGCGCTCCCGCGCGATCAACAAGGTCATCGCCGATGCCCTCGACGGAACGGCCGGTCGCGATCAGCTCCCGGCGGCGGGAGAGGCGGCGATCCGGACCCGGCTGGGGGGCGACGGGTACGCCACGGCCGCCGTGAAGACGTCGACGGAGGTGGAGGGGGACCGGATCCGGATCACGTACGACGTGGACCGCGGCCCGAAGGCCAGCGTGCGCACCCTCGCGTTCGAGGGAAGGACCGCGGTCCCCGAGGCGGAGCTGCGCCGGGTGATGGAGACGGTCGAGAACCGGTGGAACACGACGGGGAGGCTCCGGACGCCCGCCCTCAAGCCCGACGCCGAGGCGATCCGCTCCGTCTATCTCGCGCACGGCTTTCTCGACGCGAAGGTGGACGAGCCCCGGATTCTCATGTCCCCCGACCGGAAGCGGGCCGACGTGACGTTTCGCATCGAGGAGGGGGAGGTCTGGTCGCTTCACGAGGTCACGATCGAGGGGACGACGACGTACCCGGCCTCGAGCCTGCGGGAGGCAACCCTGCTCGTCCCCGGATCGGGGATACGCCCGTCGGCGGTGGACGCCGCGGTGGAGAGGGTGCGCGACGTCCTCGACGGCAACGGGTACAACCAGGCGAGGGTGCGCAGCCGCATCGAGGGGCCGCCGGCCGCCGCGAAGGTGATCCTCGAGGTGGACGAGGGGCCGCGCCAGGTCCTCTCCTCGATCTCCATCCGGGGGAACAGCCGGACCAACGAATCGGTGATCGCGCGCGAGATCCCCCTGAAGCCCGGAGATCCGATCAGCCGCAACGGCACCCTCATCGCGCAGCGCAAGCTCTACGCCCTCGGCATCTTCCGCTCGATTGATCTGCGCATCGTCCCCGAGCCCGGGGGCGGGGAGCTGGCCCGCCTCGTCGTCACCGTCGCCGAGGGGGATCCCCTCCTCACCGCCGTCGGCGTCGGCTACAACACCGAGCAGAGCCTTCAGGAGTTCGCGCAGATCGGGCACGACAACCTGTTCGGCACCGGGCGGTCCGCCTCCCTCTTCGTGAGCCACAGCTCGCTCCAGCGCCGGGCGCAGGTGAACCTCACGGACCGAAGGCTCTTCGGCATCCCGTTCGAGGGGCTCATCACCGCCTTCTGGGAGAAGGACGAGCGCCCGTCGTTCGAGGAGCGGCGCGAGGGGGGGACGATCCAGCTCAAGCACCAGCCCACGCGGCGGTGGACGCTGCTCGGCCGGTACTCCGTGGAGGACGTGGCGCTCCTCAACGTCGACCCGAACCTGGATCCCGGCACCGACATCGGCGCGCAGGACGTGAGGCTGGCCAATGTCGCCGGGTCCCTGGTGCACGACGCCCGCGACGACATCCTGAGCCCGGCGCGCGGATCGTTCACGACGGCCGACGCGCGCCTCTACCTCGCGGCGGTGGGCTCGCAGCAGCAGTTCTCGCGCCTGTTCGTCTCGTGGGCGTGGTTCCGCTCGATCTCGGAGCGCACCGTCTTCGCGACGTCGTTCCGCATGGGCCACGAGAAGCCGATAGGATCGACCACCGACATTCCCCTCGCGGATCGCTTCTTCGCCGGCGGCGACACGACGCTGCGAGGCTTCGGCATCGACGAGGCGGGCCCCCTCGATCTCGCGACCCTGACGCCCATCGGCGGGCAGTTCTCCATCCTCGTGAACGAGGAGCTGCGTTTCCCGATCCTCGGCGGCCTCAAGGGAGTCGTCTTCTACGACGCCGGCAACGTCTTCCTGACCCCGTCCGCGATCCGGTTCACGGGCACGGCCGTCGTCAGGCAGAGGTCCATCGTCGCGGTGCAGGACGGGTTCCGCCACACCCTCGGCACGGGAATCCGGTTCGACACGCCCCTCGGCCCGCTCCGGATCGAGTACGGGCGCAAGCTCGATCCGAAGAGCGACATGTTCTGCCTGTCTCCGGGCTGCCCCCCGATGGGATCGATCGTCCGCAGGCACGAGTCGCGCTACGAGCTGTTCCTCAGCGTCGGCCAAGCCTTCTAG
- a CDS encoding DUF1704 domain-containing protein, translated as MSPRIPSRDTYAERLAAISTAIITAQRPIRILHAVTWPDAVRRRFLARGARELPEVDIPPLGFDPGAVRQRFREITSTLDAGDPMHAILRETCDQYARVTEMLAARGTSRFHAISRELYGAPADPLLDGDTTSLDLARHLAAALGGGRAKLGAREEGRIRDEEVAAILRRRLSRFFSGDRITIEVSSRLTVDAAAGARRIRVKKGALFTRREVKYLEHHEGHIHVATTLNGLRQPFLKCLAKASPRSTRYNEGLAVFSEWAGQSLTVRRLLKLKDRVVGIRMAEEGADFLELYRHHQALGYTRDEAYEATRRIFRGADVRGRWPFTKDASYLFYFIRVFTFLRAAMRLKRFREIDMLFAGKVTLEDLPVLRRMQRRGLVVRPHYLPPWARNKDWLACHTALSSFVDRIRLSEAERGYERLLESGSD; from the coding sequence GTGAGCCCCCGAATCCCCTCACGGGACACGTACGCCGAGCGGCTCGCCGCCATCTCCACCGCCATCATCACCGCGCAGCGCCCCATCCGGATCCTCCACGCCGTCACGTGGCCCGACGCGGTGCGCCGCCGGTTCCTCGCGCGCGGCGCGCGGGAGCTCCCCGAGGTCGACATCCCTCCCCTGGGGTTCGACCCGGGCGCGGTCCGGCAGCGGTTCCGCGAGATCACCTCGACGCTCGACGCCGGGGATCCGATGCACGCGATCCTCCGCGAGACGTGCGACCAGTACGCCCGCGTCACGGAGATGCTCGCGGCGCGCGGGACGTCGCGATTCCACGCGATCTCGCGCGAGCTGTACGGAGCTCCCGCCGATCCGCTCCTCGACGGCGACACGACCAGCCTCGACCTCGCGCGCCACCTGGCCGCCGCTCTCGGGGGGGGACGGGCGAAGCTCGGCGCGCGCGAGGAGGGGAGGATCCGCGACGAGGAGGTCGCGGCGATCCTGAGGCGCCGGCTGTCGCGATTCTTCTCGGGCGATCGGATCACGATCGAGGTGAGCTCGCGCCTCACGGTCGACGCCGCGGCGGGGGCGCGGCGCATCCGCGTGAAGAAGGGGGCACTCTTCACGCGGCGCGAGGTGAAGTACCTCGAGCATCATGAAGGGCACATCCACGTCGCGACGACGCTCAACGGGCTGCGGCAGCCCTTCCTGAAATGCCTCGCCAAGGCGTCGCCCCGCTCGACGCGGTACAACGAGGGGCTCGCCGTCTTCTCGGAATGGGCGGGACAGAGCCTGACCGTCCGCCGCCTCCTCAAGCTGAAGGATCGCGTCGTCGGCATCCGCATGGCCGAGGAGGGGGCGGACTTCCTCGAACTGTACCGGCACCATCAGGCGCTGGGGTACACCCGCGACGAGGCGTACGAGGCGACGCGGCGGATTTTCCGGGGGGCGGACGTGCGCGGGCGCTGGCCGTTCACGAAGGACGCCTCCTACCTCTTCTACTTCATCCGCGTCTTCACGTTTCTCCGCGCGGCGATGAGGCTGAAGCGGTTCCGCGAGATCGACATGCTCTTCGCCGGGAAGGTCACGCTCGAGGATCTCCCCGTGCTGCGGCGGATGCAGCGCCGCGGCCTCGTCGTGCGCCCGCACTACCTTCCGCCCTGGGCCCGCAACAAGGACTGGCTCGCGTGCCACACGGCCCTCTCGTCGTTCGTGGACCGGATCCGCCTCTCCGAGGCCGAGCGCGGATACGAGCGGCTGCTCGAGTCCGGATCCGATTGA
- a CDS encoding NTP transferase domain-containing protein, translated as MKGIILAGGLGTRLDPLTRITNKHLLPVHTRPMIHYPLQALINAGIEDILIVTGGNSAGDFLRLLGNGSEFGLKHVNYTYQQGEGGIAAALSLAEYFAAGSPICVVLGDNIIETNFRISAEKFLAQKKGARIHLSQVADPQRFGVPAFEGDRIVRIDEKPSSPASRYAVTGIYMYDPAVFEIIKTLKPSSRGELEITDVNNAYIKRGELTWEVLDGWWTDAGTFESLLSAGNLVARTGANRM; from the coding sequence ATGAAGGGGATCATCCTCGCCGGCGGTCTCGGCACGCGGCTCGACCCGCTCACGCGGATCACCAACAAGCACCTCCTCCCGGTCCACACCCGGCCCATGATCCACTACCCGCTCCAGGCGCTCATCAACGCCGGGATCGAGGACATCCTGATCGTCACCGGGGGGAACAGCGCGGGCGACTTCCTGCGCCTCCTGGGAAACGGCTCCGAGTTCGGGCTCAAGCACGTGAACTACACGTACCAGCAGGGGGAGGGGGGGATCGCCGCGGCGCTCTCTCTCGCCGAGTACTTCGCCGCCGGCTCGCCGATCTGCGTGGTCCTCGGCGACAACATCATCGAGACGAACTTCCGGATCTCCGCCGAGAAGTTCCTCGCGCAGAAGAAGGGGGCGAGGATCCACCTCTCTCAGGTCGCGGATCCCCAGCGCTTCGGCGTGCCCGCGTTCGAGGGGGACAGGATCGTGCGCATCGACGAGAAGCCGTCGAGCCCCGCCTCGCGCTACGCCGTCACGGGCATCTACATGTACGACCCGGCCGTCTTCGAGATCATCAAGACGCTCAAGCCCTCGTCGCGGGGGGAGCTCGAGATCACCGACGTGAACAACGCCTACATCAAGCGAGGCGAGCTCACGTGGGAGGTCCTGGACGGCTGGTGGACCGACGCCGGCACTTTCGAGTCTCTGCTGAGCGCCGGAAACCTGGTCGCGAGGACGGGCGCCAACCGGATGTGA